The proteins below come from a single Portunus trituberculatus isolate SZX2019 chromosome 4, ASM1759143v1, whole genome shotgun sequence genomic window:
- the LOC123511803 gene encoding uncharacterized protein LOC123511803, protein MKDGTPQSPGGKDGTPQSPGMKDGTLQSPGVKDGRPKSPRMREGTQQSPSGYTLQDVNFGRLYKAATQTSKRVLKAVFLVVMLRARVAVVDVWPATVAEYCQRVLGWANTKLRQNFNSEERILLQQPVEEVDMDVSLLFKLMHKLFENLSVPDTLWRALRDLKNMRNRVCHEHLVLDDYELTQNLSELKAIYGVVLDEVSEAFAVQLKEVRRTVSDEVDEMMSSAVMVEASQYFEKVEQFRIELVGRFISQGQRELMDRYSKLQVLNPFTWLSSDRFPQLHVRRIFTPLLIMDQSRTVEDSALLATETLNPDTGEESGVLPDVVLLSGIAGCGKTSLCRFLLHDWRTHGGAVMSLRGVDILLHIEARNVTSCSLITFLQKILLPDTCSKFEEKDVVQALRQISVLYVIDGMDEATRDARMLLRDVFSLASGSRIVVTTRPEYISDVTQLAEQHHLSYMKLTVHGFSDEGRRTFISRVLTAFVSDEAQRSPQEIELLKFLRTSCSGLAGHLKLPLTLALLVCLWLDDKTRIAKVTSATKLYSEIFRLCTTKLATRFQGGAATHPMDLQGFVETWLLALGGSAYRMLEEGRLVIDDETQQELTSLCEAKGIASLQVFSAFLQCEVEAGLLGMNHHFAFVHKSQMEYLAALYLATELITASRSSNTSVRTTLEGLKIFRRSLKKESRRDIHDIILFSGWGAKWVNTWLFVVGHLCMKKAADAVLEAVLEAIVSVPAVTHNEGTMWRLVEESGRNPLVREKVGAAMTKDYFWKPREEDLCDAAHSVAMLIQHTPFTPRSVVLRLVGSVCGMQLVQEGGLVHRANYEGLTSVLTTISQRPKCKVHLKLDRLYYTWGDQETADHLVRLLQPSGNLVCFLGHLGPPGAAALVPRKEMKELTVRVTSTEALQELARGVLSSSNKVLRLTLRLDLPWASLPDPLPCVSAGLIFIVIRGVEDANAAAAAKVMGQLTQTFFQVDLVASRLTPEGAATFLNALCAAKVTIEHCLVVRSPQPLQQHARANLQDLMGDASLQWWW, encoded by the coding sequence ATGAAAGATGGCACCCCACAGTCCCCCGGGGGGAAAGATGGCACCCCACAGTCCCCCGGGATGAAAGATGGCACCTTGCAGTCCCCCGGGGTGAAGGATGGCCGCCCGAAGTCTCCCAGGATGAGAGAGGGCACCCAGCAGTCCCCCTCTGGCTACACCCTGCAGGACGTGAACTTCGGGCGGCTGTACAAGGCCGCCACGCAGACCAGCAAGCGTGTGCTGAAGGCGGTGTTCCTGGTGGTGATGCTCCGCGCGCGCGTGGCCGTGGTGGACGTCTGGCCCGCCACCGTGGCGGAGTACTGCCAACGGGTGCTGGGCTGGGCCAACACAAAGCTGCGCCAAAACTTCAACAGCGAGGAGCGCATCCTGCTGCAGCAGCCCGTGGAGGAGGTGGACATGGACGTGTCGCTGCTCTTCAAGCTGATGCACAAGCTGTTCGAGAACCTGAGCGTGCCGGACACGCTGTGGCGCGCCCTGAGGGACCTGAAGAACATGCGGAACCGTGTGTGTCACGAGCACCTGGTGCTGGACGACTACGAACTGACGCAGAACCTCAGCGAGCTGAAGGCGATTTACGGCGTGGTGCTGGACGAGGTGAGCGAGGCGTTCGCAGTGCAGCTGAAGGAGGTGAGGCGGACGGTAAGCGACGAGGTGGACGAGATGATGTCCtcggcggtgatggtggaggcCTCGCAGTACTTCGAGAAGGTGGAACAGTTCCGCATCGAGCTGGTGGGCCGGTTCATCTCGCAGGGGCAGAGGGAGCTGATGGATCGCTACTCCAAGCTGCAGGTGCTGAACCCCTTCACCTGGCTCAGCAGCGACAGGTTCCCGCAGCTCCACGTGCGCAGGATCTTCACGCCGCTGCTCATCATGGACCAGAGCAGGACGGTGGAGGACTCGGCGCTGTTGGCCACCGAGACGTTGAACCCCGACACGGGCGAGGAGTCCGGCGTGCTGCCTGACGTGGTGTTGCTGTCCGGCATCGCGGGCTGCGGCAAGACCTCACTGTGCCGCTTCCTGCTGCACGACTGGCGCACGCACGGGGGTGCCGTGATGTCCCTCAGGGGCGTGGACATCCTGCTTCACATCGAGGCCAGGAACGTGACCTCCTGCTCCCTCATCACCTTCCTGCAGAAGATCCTGCTGCCGGACACCTGCAGCAAGTTTGAGGAGAAGGACGTGGTGCAGGCGCTTCGGCAGATATCTGTGCTGTATGTCATTGACGGCATGGACGAGGCCACCAGGGACGCCAGGATGCTGCTGCGCGACGTGTTCTCGCTGGCCAGCGGGTCGCGCATCGTGGTCACCACGCGGCCAGAGTACATCTCAGACGTGACGCAGCTGGCGGAGCAGCACCATCTGTCCTACATGAAGCTGACGGTGCACGGCTTCTCCGACGAGGGCAGGAGAACCTTCATTTCGAGGGTGCTGACTGCCTTCGTTTCTGACGAGGCTCAGCGGAGTCCTCAGGAGATTGAGTTACTCAAGTTCCTGAGGACGTCCTGCTCAGGGCTGGCCGGTCACCTCAAGCTGCCACTCACGCTGGCGCTGCTGGTGTGCCTGTGGCTGGACGACAAGACGCGCATCGCCAAGGTCACCTCCGCCACCAAGCTGTACTCGGAGATCTTCAGGCTGTGCACCACCAAGTTGGCGACTCGGTTCCAGGGCGGCGCCGCCACGCACCCGATGGACCTGCAGGGCTTCGTGGAGACATGGCTACTGGCGCTGGGAGGCAGCGCCTACCGCATGCTGGAGGAGGGCCGCCTGGTGATTGACGACGAGACCCAGCAGGAGCTGACCAGCCTGTGCGAGGCGAAGGGCATTGCCAGCCTGCAGGTGTTCTCTGCCTTCCTGCAGTGCGAGGTGGAGGCTGGCCTGCTCGGCATGAACCACCACTTTGCCTTCGTGCACAAGAGTCAGATGGAGTACCTGGCCGCCCTGTACCTCGCCACCGAGTTGATCACGGCCTCCCGCTCCAGCAACACCTCCGTCAGGACCACGCTGGAGGGATTAAAAATCTTCAGGAGGAGCCTCAAAAAGGAGAGCAGGCGTGACATCCACGACATTATCCTGTTCTCCGGGTGGGGCGCCAAGTGGGTCAACACGTGGCTCTTCGTGGTGGGCCACCTGTGCATGAAGAAGGCGGCGGACGCCGTGCTGGAGGCCGTGCTGGAGGCCATCGTGTCCGTGCCCGCCGTCACGCACAACGAGGGCACCATGTGGCGCTTGGTGGAGGAGTCAGGCCGCAACCCTCTGGTGCGGGAGAAGGTCGGCGCAGCCATGACCAAAGACTACTTCTGGAAGCCGCGCGAGGAGGACCTGTGTGACGCAGCCCACTCTGTGGCCATGCTGATACAGCACACGCCCTTCACGCCGCGCTCCGTGGTGCTGCGCCTGGTGGGCAGCGTGTGCGGGATGCAGCTGGTGCAGGAGGGCGGTCTCGTGCACAGGGCTAACTATGAAGGCCTCACGTCCGTGCTGACTACGATCTCGCAGCGCCCCAAGTGCAAGGTACACCTCAAGCTGGACCGCTTGTATTACACCTGGGGCGACCAGGAGACCGCGGACCACCTGGTCAGACTGCTGCAGCCCAGCGGCAACCTGGTGTGCTTCTTAGGCCACCTGGGGCCGCCAGGAGCCGCCGCCCTCGTCCccaggaaggagatgaaagagctGACAGTGCGCGTCACCAGCACAGAGGCACTGCAGGAGCTGGCGCGGGGCGTGCTGAGCAGTTCCAACAAGGTGCTCAGACTGACGCTGCGCCTCGACCTTCCCTGGGCCTCGCTGCCTGACCCTCTGCCGTGCGTGAGCGCTGGTCTTATTTTCATCGTAATACGTGGTGTGGAGGACGccaacgccgccgccgccgccaaggTCATGGGCCAGCTGACCCAGACCTTCTTCCAGGTGGACCTGGTGGCGTCGCGCCTCACGCCGGAGGGCGCTGCCACATTCCTGAACGCACTGTGTGCCGCCAAGGTCACCATCGAGCACTGCTTGGTGGTGCGCTCCCCCCAACCCCTGCAACAACACGCCCGCGCCAACCTGCAGGACCTCATGGGCGACGCCTccctgcagtggtggtggtga